The following are from one region of the Paenibacillus sp. KS-LC4 genome:
- the grpE gene encoding nucleotide exchange factor GrpE produces the protein MSKEQQNDVVEELVADETVESQETAEAGQEEAEAVDARYAELEKQLEESQQRYLRTQADFDNFRRRSIKEREELARYASMKLVTELLPVVDNFDRATAAVSVNGDVEALAKGVDMIFRQLLQTLEQEGLTAMNVVGEAFNPDFHQAIMTVESDEYEEGIIVEEVQKGYMLKEKVLRPAMVKVSG, from the coding sequence GTGAGTAAAGAGCAACAAAATGATGTGGTTGAGGAGCTAGTGGCAGACGAGACTGTCGAATCGCAAGAAACGGCTGAAGCTGGACAAGAAGAAGCTGAAGCAGTGGATGCGCGTTATGCAGAGCTTGAGAAGCAGCTTGAAGAGAGCCAGCAGCGCTACCTTCGCACACAAGCGGACTTTGACAACTTCCGTCGTCGTTCCATTAAGGAAAGGGAAGAGCTGGCGCGTTATGCGTCGATGAAGCTCGTTACAGAGCTGCTGCCGGTTGTTGACAACTTCGATCGCGCTACTGCAGCTGTTTCCGTTAATGGTGACGTAGAGGCGCTTGCGAAAGGCGTGGACATGATTTTCCGCCAATTGCTACAAACGCTGGAGCAGGAAGGTCTCACGGCGATGAATGTCGTTGGAGAAGCTTTTAACCCTGACTTCCATCAGGCGATTATGACGGTGGAATCCGATGAATATGAAGAAGGAATTATTGTGGAGGAAGTTCAAAAAGGCTATATGCTGAAGGAGAAGGTTCTCCGTCCGGCAATGGTTAAGGTGAGCGGCTAA
- the hrcA gene encoding heat-inducible transcriptional repressor HrcA — protein sequence MLTDRQRMILTAIVDDYIRSAEPVGSRSISKRGDVGFSPATIRNEMADLEELGFLEQPHTSAGRIPSTKGYRYYVDHLMRMEELDDADMTKVRSFFTEQMSQMEQVIQHAASILSSLTNYTSILLGPELFNTSLKHFSLVPLDERSAVAIIVTNTGRVENRTITLPSEVKMEELEKVVHILNTKLVGIPLVRLKSKLYLEVGQELERYVDHCEEVLSVLDQALQPDNDHRLFLSGTTNMLTQPEFKDVDKVKTILDLLEETPAVMKMFSSLPSGIQVRIGTENDNLAIASCSLITASYSVDGQPLGTIGILGPTRMEYGKVMSLVDMISKDMAAFLARWYK from the coding sequence ATGTTGACGGATAGACAACGAATGATTTTAACAGCTATCGTAGATGATTATATCCGCTCGGCCGAGCCGGTCGGTTCACGCAGTATTTCTAAGCGCGGTGATGTTGGCTTCAGCCCGGCTACCATTCGTAATGAAATGGCGGATTTGGAGGAGCTTGGTTTTCTGGAGCAGCCGCATACGTCGGCAGGACGGATTCCTTCTACTAAAGGCTACCGCTATTATGTCGATCATCTCATGAGGATGGAAGAGCTCGATGATGCGGATATGACGAAGGTTCGTTCTTTTTTCACTGAGCAGATGAGCCAGATGGAGCAGGTTATTCAGCATGCAGCATCTATATTATCCAGCCTGACGAATTACACGTCGATTTTGCTGGGACCGGAGCTGTTCAATACATCGCTGAAGCATTTCAGCCTTGTGCCGCTGGATGAGCGTTCTGCGGTTGCCATCATTGTCACCAATACAGGGCGCGTCGAGAATCGCACGATTACGCTGCCGTCTGAGGTGAAGATGGAGGAGCTGGAGAAGGTCGTCCATATTTTGAATACGAAGCTTGTCGGCATTCCGTTAGTTCGCTTGAAATCAAAGCTTTATCTTGAGGTCGGTCAGGAGCTTGAGCGTTACGTTGATCATTGCGAGGAAGTGCTGAGCGTACTGGATCAGGCGTTGCAGCCGGATAACGATCATCGCCTGTTTCTAAGTGGAACGACGAACATGCTGACGCAGCCGGAATTCAAAGATGTTGACAAGGTAAAAACGATTTTGGATTTGCTGGAAGAAACGCCAGCTGTGATGAAAATGTTTTCCTCCTTGCCTTCAGGCATACAAGTGCGCATTGGGACGGAAAATGATAATCTGGCGATTGCCAGCTGCAGCTTGATTACCGCTTCTTATTCGGTTGACGGACAGCCGCTCGGTACAATCGGCATTCTTGGTCCCACGCGGATGGAGTATGGCAAGGTAATGAGCTTGGTGGATATGATTTCTAAGGATATGGCTGCATTTTTGGCCCGCTGGTATAAATGA